One Palaemon carinicauda isolate YSFRI2023 chromosome 5, ASM3689809v2, whole genome shotgun sequence DNA window includes the following coding sequences:
- the LOC137641443 gene encoding uncharacterized protein, translated as MASTEKQPITPQSLITEEHVKEVLKCDKGSDAVLESWKVVDFTKPGDNYACVVTSVEVKYLKDNQESQVTYVVKLNGLRNLEGFPDLTIVMFDKEGKFYQEILPALNEALISAGQEPLRLPKCFHVFLEDKKEQIYFEDLRARDFKMFDRRKGMDKDHVDLVMKEIARMHSASYLLMSKFEEGETATTKYKFLEKDWLTFLPDGKDLFLPMFQAEVDTGVMMLEKVGGYETAIDWMKSFRSEVKDVLGGQMCSKKFNSICHGDCWNNNILFRYNEEGRPIEVMLVDLQLCREASLATDLNYFLFTSLTGDVRKPHFDYFMSLYHSSYKEVLEGGNLPMYFTQEELVQEFRDKNKYGLLFAFMILPALLMEPSEVPEMTDKDMNTLAEEFRAIALDKLNTNPLCKPRFLSIFDELMETGLIS; from the exons TGGCATCAACGGAAAAGCAGCCAATTACTCCTCAAAGCCTGATCACTGAGGAACATGTTAAGGAAGTCCTTAAATGCGACAAGGGAAGTGATGCTGTCCTGGAATCCTGGAAGGTGGTTGACTTCACCAAACCTGGAGATAATTATGCTTGTGTAGTGACTAGTGTAGAAGTCAAATACCTAAAAGACAATCAAGAGTCTCAAGTCACATACGTCGTCAAACTCAATGGGCTCAGGAATCTCGAAGGGTTTCCAGACTTAACAATTGTCATGTTTGACAAAGAGGGGAAGTTTTATCAAGAAATTTTACCGGCTTTAAATGAGGCATTAATTTCAGCAGGGCAAGAACCCCTTCGCCTTCCTAAGTGTTTTCATGTTTTCCTAGAAGATAAGAAAGAGCAGATTTACTTTGAAGATCTTAGAGCTAGAGATTTCAAAATGTTTGACCGGAGGAAAGGTATGGATAAAGATCACGTTGACCTAGTTATGAAAGAAATCGCTAGAATGCATAGTGCATCTTATCTTTTGATGAGCAAGTTTGAAGAAGGGGAGACTGCCACAACAAAATATAAGTTTCTCGAAAAAGACTGGTTAACCTTTTTGCCAGATGGTAAAGACTTATTCTTACCCATGTTTCAAGCTGAAGTTGATACTGGGGTAATGATGCTGGAAAAAGTTGGTGGATACGAGACTGCCATAGACTGGATGAAATCGTTTAGATCTGAAGTGAAGGATGTTCTTGGTGGTCAAATGTGTAGTAAGAAATTCAACAGTATATGCCATGGGGACTGCTGGAACAACAACATTCTTTTTAG ATACAATGAAGAAGGTCGTCCAATAGAGGTCATGTTAGTTGACCTTCAGCTATGTCGTGAGGCCTCACTGGCAACTGACCTGAATTACTTCTTATTTACCAGTCTGACGGGAGATGTCAGGAAACCTCATTTTGATTACTTCATGTCTCTTTACCATTCCTCCTACAAAGAGGTGCTCGAAGGGGGTAACTTACCAATGTACTTTACCCAAGAAGAACTTGTGCAGGAGTTCCGAGACAAGAATAAATATGGTTTGCTTTTCGCCTTCATGATTTTACCAGCTTTACTAATGGAGCCGTCGGAAGTTCCAGAAATGACAGACAAAGACATGAACACTCTGGCGGAAGAGTTCAGGGCGATAGCTCTGGACAAACTGAACACCAATCCTTTGTGTAAACCTCGCTTCCTGTCAATATTTGATGAACTCATGGAAACAGGACTAATATCTTGA
- the LOC137641445 gene encoding uncharacterized protein has product MASTEKQPITSHSLITDEHVKEALKCDKGSDAVLESWKVVDFTKPGDNYVCVVTSVEVKYLKDNQECQVTYVVKLNGFRNLEGFPDVTKVLFEKEGKFYQEILPALNEALISAGQEPLRLPKCFHVFLEDKKEQMYFEDLRARDFIMLDRRYGMDKDHVDLVIKEMARIHSASYVLMSKFEEGETAKTKYKILERDWLSFVPGNTDSHMPMFLKALGTAIMMLEKVGGYETAIEWMNSLKSEVKDVFGVQMRSKKFNSICHGDCWNNNILFRYNEEGHPIEVMLVDLQMCREASLATELNYFLFTSLTGDTRKPHFDYFMSVYHSSYKEVLEGGNLPMYFTQEELVQEFRDKNKYGFLSAIEVIPSLLIEPEDVPEMSGTDLDTFMEEVRRTTLETLDTNPLFKPRFLAVFNELMEAGLIS; this is encoded by the exons A TGGCATCAACTGAGAAGCAGCCCATTACCTCTCATAGCCTGATCACTGACGAACATGTTAAGGAAGCCCTTAAATGCGACAAGGGAAGTGATGCTGTTCTGGAATCCTGGAAGGTGGTTGACTTCACCAAACCTGGAGATAATTATGTTTGCGTGGTAACGAGTGTAGAAGTCAAATACCTAAAAGACAACCAAGAGTGTCAAGTCACATACGTCGTCAAACTCAATGGGTTCAGGAATCTCGAAGGGTTTCCAGATGTAACAAAGGTATTATTTGAAAAAGAGGGGAAGTTCTATCAAGAAATCTTACCGGCTTTAAATGAGGCCTTAATTTCAGCAGGGCAAGAACCCCTTCGCCTTCCTAAGTGTTTTCATGTTTTCCTGGAAGATAAGAAAGAGCAGATGTATTTTGAAGATCTGAGAGCTAGAGATTTCATAATGTTAGACCGGAGGTATGGTATGGATAAAGATCACGTTGACCTAGTTATAAAAGAAATGGCTAGAATACATAGTGCCTCATACGTCTTGATGAGCAAGTTTGAAGAAGGGGAGACTGCCAAAACAAAATATAAGATTCTCGAAAGAGACTGGCTATCCTTCGTACCTGGCAACACAGATTCGCATATGCCAATGTTTTTAAAGGCCCTTGGTACTGCGATAATGATGCTGGAAAAAGTTGGTGGCTACGAGACTGCCATAGAATGGATGAATTCGTTAAAGTCTGAAGTAAAGGATGTTTTTGGTGTTCAAATGCGTAGTAAAAAATTCAACAGTATATGCCATGGTGACTGCTGGAACAACAATATTCTTTTCAG ATACAATGAAGAAGGTCATCCAATAGAGGTCATGTTAGTTGACCTTCAGATGTGTCGTGAGGCCTCACTGGCAACTGAGCTGAATTACTTCTTATTTACCAGTCTGACTGGAGATACCAGGAAACCTCACTTTGATTACTTCATGTCTGTTTACCATTCCTCCTACAAAGAGGTGCTCGAAGGGGGTAACTTGCCAATGTACTTTACCCAAGAAGAACTTGTGCAGGAGTTTCGAGACAAGAATAAATATGGTTTTCTTTCCGCCATAGAGGTTATACCATCTTTACTAATAGAACCGGAGGACGTTCCAGAAATGTCAGGCACAGACCTGGACACTTTCATGGAAGAGGTAAGAAGAACAACTCTGGAAACTTTAGACACAAATCCCTTGTTTAAACCTCGCTTCCTAGCAGTCTTTAATGAACTCATGGAAGCGGGATTGATATCCTGA